From the Candidatus Cloacimonadota bacterium genome, one window contains:
- a CDS encoding T9SS type A sorting domain-containing protein, which produces MKKINIILVCLFLAGMLSSNTAEFDAETKDELLDILGSEAAIEQFIADMQDWEKNRTTRKEHHPKDSRTTYNTQMVIITNSTLESIFEQFAKIKNQEGIKTEVLTTSTTGSSASSIRAYLASLKTSNSDLTYVLLGGDASIIPTKSFYWTKNGATKTSSTDFYYSNVLSTWPGSDDVDDIVLTVDLYVGRVPVRTTAEALYYVNKYKDYRTEETDYTDEMAFIATNIQKIADPAADDLTIDYVVDDVGANITTDILYTDDLVNVNGCAYPIINKLQTRDFSFLYGIWHANYNTFAFFDSDYDQFDGEWYERQFDDHDQKLTLIEYSTDYGVCWYETYRDSAKYYYSGPADNFYYLQDEIPNTFGSSYFVWLGSCSTTDMISQSYYTPVQFENSVVVQNYNINGYNTSYSNPYNVNPVPTNVSVSTDCIAVEYFNEIGGPVALYASSVDDCPYFTFHLVEEYMDLQFEDDYHKLGYITRESWDRFSNYLNNTKVREMYIGYTLFGDPSMDVWSAETEQLTTILKHGGIQLGYTFTTINSSGNEVDAEIVVTSSSGTILGKGDSPYTYTGTISTTDIITSNTANYIQAISTWSEIENYAGLPYSMSFENGIDYNWEMHSNNSYGRIQVTDQNTPHSGNQHLTMDSNSVNSYATNEAWLHLDLEGENRVKLDFWWKEFSDETHTADGVYFSDDDGSTFTKVYSLSGGTTTWQEITLDLDALCATYNLDYSNNFIIKFQQYDDNSIASDGFAFDDINVYAEYSEIPYNTGFESGMDEYWTSKSNNLCGRIQVTSSNSPYSGSYHLTMDSNTGAQYVTNEACLYIDFTDITQADLSFYWKEFADENNTEDGIYFSDDGGSNFTKVYSLNGQSYRDRTWEDFSLDVDVLASNNDLELTNRFVIKFQQRDNNPISGYFDNDGFAFDNISITSSGGGSDTYYSDDLLPTESRVSIYPNPFNPQTSIALNLTETDKQNPVSVGIYNVKGQLVRTLVDNEVITNASIIWDGTDNTGRHTSSGMYFAKVNTQSNTITKKMVLLK; this is translated from the coding sequence ATGAAAAAGATAAATATAATTCTGGTTTGTTTGTTTTTGGCAGGTATGCTGTCATCAAACACTGCAGAGTTTGATGCTGAAACAAAAGACGAACTGCTGGATATCCTGGGCAGTGAAGCAGCTATAGAACAATTTATTGCTGATATGCAGGATTGGGAAAAGAACCGTACAACCAGGAAAGAACACCATCCCAAAGATTCCAGGACAACTTACAATACTCAAATGGTTATAATTACAAACAGCACATTAGAGAGTATATTTGAACAATTTGCCAAGATCAAAAATCAGGAAGGAATAAAAACAGAAGTTTTAACAACATCTACAACCGGAAGTTCAGCTAGTTCCATAAGAGCATATTTAGCATCACTAAAAACATCAAATTCTGATCTTACCTATGTTCTGTTGGGAGGAGACGCATCGATAATTCCCACCAAGAGCTTTTATTGGACGAAGAACGGAGCAACAAAAACTTCATCAACCGATTTTTATTACAGTAACGTACTTTCTACCTGGCCTGGAAGTGACGATGTTGATGATATTGTTCTTACAGTTGATCTTTATGTGGGAAGAGTGCCGGTACGAACTACAGCAGAAGCTTTATATTATGTAAATAAATATAAGGATTACCGAACCGAAGAAACAGATTATACAGATGAAATGGCATTTATTGCCACAAATATTCAGAAGATCGCTGATCCGGCAGCAGATGATTTAACTATCGATTATGTGGTAGATGATGTCGGTGCAAATATAACAACCGACATTTTATATACTGATGATTTAGTGAATGTAAATGGTTGCGCTTATCCAATTATAAATAAATTACAAACAAGAGATTTTAGTTTTCTGTATGGAATCTGGCATGCCAATTATAATACATTTGCTTTTTTCGATTCAGATTACGATCAATTCGATGGTGAATGGTATGAACGTCAATTTGATGATCATGATCAAAAATTAACCTTAATAGAATATTCTACAGATTATGGTGTATGTTGGTATGAAACTTATAGAGATAGTGCAAAGTATTATTACAGTGGACCTGCAGATAATTTTTACTATCTACAAGACGAAATTCCCAATACTTTTGGTTCCAGTTATTTCGTTTGGCTTGGCTCATGTTCTACAACGGATATGATTTCACAATCATATTATACACCTGTCCAATTTGAAAATAGTGTAGTAGTACAAAATTACAATATAAATGGATACAATACATCCTATTCTAATCCTTATAATGTTAATCCAGTTCCAACAAATGTTAGCGTTAGTACAGATTGTATTGCCGTTGAATATTTCAATGAGATTGGAGGGCCAGTTGCGCTTTATGCTTCTTCTGTTGATGATTGTCCATATTTCACGTTTCACTTGGTAGAAGAATACATGGATTTACAATTTGAAGATGATTATCATAAATTGGGTTATATTACAAGAGAATCATGGGATCGTTTTTCCAATTACTTGAACAATACAAAGGTTCGAGAAATGTATATTGGATATACTCTTTTTGGGGATCCCAGTATGGATGTTTGGAGTGCAGAAACAGAGCAATTAACAACAATATTAAAACATGGTGGCATACAATTGGGTTATACATTCACAACTATAAACTCTTCTGGAAATGAAGTTGATGCTGAAATTGTAGTTACCAGTTCATCAGGAACGATATTAGGAAAAGGTGACTCTCCATATACATATACAGGTACAATTTCTACTACCGATATAATTACCTCAAATACTGCTAATTATATACAAGCTATTAGTACCTGGTCAGAAATTGAAAATTATGCAGGATTACCTTATTCAATGTCTTTTGAAAACGGAATCGATTACAATTGGGAGATGCACTCCAATAATTCTTATGGTAGGATTCAGGTAACAGATCAAAATACACCTCACTCAGGAAACCAGCATCTTACAATGGATAGTAATTCTGTAAATTCTTATGCTACTAATGAGGCCTGGTTACATCTGGATCTGGAAGGGGAAAATCGTGTTAAACTTGATTTCTGGTGGAAAGAGTTTAGCGATGAAACTCATACAGCAGATGGTGTTTATTTTTCTGATGATGATGGATCAACTTTTACAAAAGTTTATTCTTTATCTGGTGGAACTACTACTTGGCAGGAAATTACTCTGGATCTTGATGCCTTATGTGCAACCTATAATTTAGATTATTCTAACAATTTCATTATCAAATTTCAACAATATGATGATAACTCGATAGCCTCAGATGGTTTTGCTTTTGATGATATAAATGTTTATGCTGAATATTCTGAAATTCCGTACAATACAGGTTTTGAATCAGGTATGGATGAGTATTGGACATCCAAATCAAATAATTTGTGCGGCAGGATTCAAGTTACTAGCTCAAATAGTCCATATAGTGGTTCTTATCATCTTACGATGGATTCCAACACTGGAGCTCAATACGTAACCAATGAAGCATGCTTATATATCGATTTTACCGATATTACTCAAGCAGATCTTTCTTTTTATTGGAAAGAATTCGCTGATGAAAACAATACTGAAGATGGAATATATTTTTCTGATGATGGTGGTAGTAATTTTACAAAAGTTTACTCATTAAATGGTCAAAGCTACCGAGATAGAACTTGGGAAGATTTTTCTTTAGATGTTGATGTATTAGCTAGTAACAATGATCTAGAATTAACTAATCGTTTTGTTATTAAGTTTCAACAGAGAGATAACAATCCAATTTCAGGTTATTTTGATAATGATGGTTTCGCATTTGACAATATAAGTATCACCAGCAGTGGTGGTGGATCCGATACATACTATTCTGATGATCTATTACCTACTGAATCCAGAGTATCGATTTATCCAAATCCGTTCAATCCTCAAACTTCTATTGCCCTGAACCTGACAGAAACAGACAAACAAAATCCTGTATCTGTAGGTATTTACAACGTTAAAGGTCAATTGGTTAGAACTTTAGTAGATAACGAAGTAATCACTAATGCTTCTATCATTTGGGATGGAACCGATAATACTGGACGTCATACTTCTTCTGGAATGTATTTCGCAAAAGTAAACACACAATCTAATACAATTACAAAGAAAATGGTCCTTTTGAAGTAG
- a CDS encoding M6 family metalloprotease domain-containing protein produces MKFKILILLTILAVNLFGAYLTDLPQTLTQPDGTILNCLASGDEFHNWLHDTDNYTIMVHPQTGFYVYAIQNGDEIIPSEFVAGTVDPATVGLRPGANAHPIDFERRTAEFQQILAENRTRVSTIGELNNLVVFIRFADQDEFTETLTQYNNMFNATGQSSLYQYFDEVSDEQLDITSYFYPEPNGNFIVSYQSPNPRSYYLPYNATTNPGGYQPGQQGQREHELLQAAIQFIEPQIPTNLDLDNDDDGKVDNVCFIVKGATGAWADLLWPHMWVLYTLNVYIHGVQVWTYNFQLSASLNSSGVGVLCHEMFHSLGAPDLYHYTGNGISPTGSWDLMCSNTNPPQHMSAWMKYKYGLWFDEVPEINSTGTYSLEPLADSPFSCYKIPSPNSATEFFIVEYRRRTGLFEPSIPGDGLLIYRIDSNENGNAQGPPDEVYLYRPDGTTTVNGSVNQANFSADVGRTMFNDNTNPACFLQYGNPGGIFINDIGYIGDTIEFTLETGIVAMFESNVQSGPASLGVQFQNASFPNNGIELFEWDLDGDGIADSYEENPYFLYENEGTYDVTLTIYMGAETASRTEENFITVTDNNDISGDVSGIWNEVNSPYIISDNIFVNSGDELLIEPGTEIITNNEGQIVVYGKIVAEGTEANKIIFSSDNNWKGIRLSNSQEENIFSNCEFYNSIFSAIQVTINSTALITDNIFTENSSFALGAAIDVNSSDDVQIIRNIISNNTSLSNTGGIGCLSSSPVICNNIIVNNEGGFAGAISLKNGSAPLIENNTIACNGVSNGAIFIFNSSPVIINSIIQNDGELINMAGGNIDITYSCVSGGYTGTGNIDADPLFVDPSSGSGTSCNGLLACWQLNTNSPCIDSGNPDPQYCDPDGTCNDMGAYGGPNSINPTGSDENELISSVEKSLKVYPNPFNPTTTISFSLAQTSSSAIIDIYNLKGQKVKSFNCHPEPVEGYGSNDSYSVIWNGTDKNNRSVASGIYFVRLKSGSVNLSKKVLLLK; encoded by the coding sequence ATGAAATTTAAAATTTTAATATTATTAACTATTTTAGCGGTAAATCTATTTGGAGCATATTTAACCGATCTACCTCAAACGTTAACTCAACCGGACGGAACAATTTTAAACTGTTTAGCGTCTGGTGATGAATTCCATAACTGGTTACATGATACTGATAACTACACGATTATGGTTCACCCACAAACAGGTTTTTATGTATATGCTATTCAAAATGGAGATGAGATAATTCCCAGCGAGTTTGTTGCTGGAACTGTAGATCCTGCAACTGTGGGATTACGACCGGGAGCTAATGCGCATCCAATAGATTTTGAAAGAAGAACCGCGGAATTTCAGCAAATATTAGCGGAAAACAGAACTCGAGTTTCTACGATAGGTGAATTGAATAACCTGGTTGTTTTCATCCGTTTTGCCGATCAAGATGAATTTACCGAAACTCTAACCCAATATAACAACATGTTCAACGCAACAGGGCAAAGTTCTCTTTACCAATATTTTGATGAAGTTTCCGATGAACAATTGGATATTACATCCTATTTCTACCCGGAACCAAATGGTAATTTCATAGTTTCTTATCAGAGCCCCAATCCCCGCAGTTATTATCTTCCCTACAATGCAACTACAAATCCCGGTGGTTATCAGCCTGGGCAGCAGGGTCAGCGAGAACATGAACTTTTACAGGCTGCAATACAATTCATAGAGCCACAAATACCCACAAATCTCGATCTGGATAATGATGATGATGGAAAGGTTGATAATGTATGTTTTATTGTGAAAGGAGCTACAGGAGCCTGGGCAGATCTGCTTTGGCCTCATATGTGGGTTTTATATACTTTGAATGTTTATATTCACGGTGTGCAGGTTTGGACTTATAATTTCCAGTTATCTGCAAGCCTGAACAGCAGTGGAGTGGGAGTTCTCTGTCATGAAATGTTCCATTCTCTGGGTGCACCCGATCTTTATCATTATACTGGAAATGGAATTTCTCCTACCGGCAGTTGGGATCTGATGTGCAGCAATACAAATCCACCACAACACATGAGTGCCTGGATGAAATATAAGTACGGGCTCTGGTTTGATGAAGTACCAGAAATAAATTCAACCGGTACTTATTCTTTAGAACCACTTGCAGATTCTCCATTTAGTTGTTACAAAATTCCTTCCCCCAATTCTGCGACAGAATTCTTTATAGTGGAATACCGGCGCAGAACAGGACTTTTTGAGCCAAGTATTCCAGGTGATGGTCTCTTGATTTATCGAATCGACTCCAATGAAAACGGAAATGCACAAGGCCCACCAGATGAAGTTTATCTTTATCGTCCTGATGGCACAACTACGGTTAACGGAAGTGTGAACCAGGCCAATTTCTCTGCCGATGTTGGCAGAACCATGTTCAATGATAATACAAATCCAGCCTGTTTTTTGCAATATGGAAATCCTGGTGGAATTTTCATCAATGATATAGGTTACATCGGCGATACGATCGAATTCACGTTAGAAACCGGCATAGTTGCGATGTTTGAGAGTAACGTTCAGAGTGGACCGGCAAGTTTAGGAGTTCAATTTCAAAATGCATCCTTTCCGAACAATGGTATAGAACTTTTTGAATGGGATCTTGATGGTGATGGAATAGCAGATAGTTACGAAGAAAATCCATACTTCCTATATGAAAATGAAGGAACTTATGATGTAACTTTAACAATTTACATGGGAGCAGAAACTGCTAGCAGAACAGAGGAAAACTTTATAACTGTAACAGATAACAATGATATAAGTGGAGATGTTTCCGGCATCTGGAATGAAGTGAATAGTCCATATATAATATCGGATAATATTTTTGTAAACTCCGGTGATGAATTACTAATTGAACCTGGAACCGAGATTATCACAAACAACGAAGGTCAAATTGTAGTATATGGAAAAATAGTTGCTGAAGGAACTGAAGCGAATAAAATTATATTCTCATCAGATAATAATTGGAAAGGTATAAGATTATCAAATTCACAAGAAGAAAACATATTTTCAAATTGTGAATTTTACAATTCAATCTTCTCAGCTATACAAGTAACAATAAATTCCACTGCACTTATTACAGATAATATATTTACTGAAAATTCTAGCTTTGCCTTGGGTGCTGCTATTGATGTAAATAGTTCGGATGATGTGCAGATAATACGAAACATCATTTCTAATAATACCAGCCTTTCAAATACAGGAGGAATCGGCTGCCTTTCGTCCAGTCCAGTTATCTGCAATAATATCATTGTAAATAATGAAGGTGGTTTTGCTGGTGCTATCAGCCTGAAAAATGGTTCTGCACCATTAATTGAAAACAATACTATAGCCTGCAATGGAGTATCTAACGGAGCGATATTCATATTTAATTCTTCCCCGGTGATCATTAACTCGATTATTCAAAATGATGGTGAATTGATTAATATGGCCGGTGGCAATATCGATATTACTTATTCATGTGTTTCTGGAGGTTATACCGGTACAGGCAATATCGATGCTGACCCATTGTTCGTAGATCCTTCTTCTGGAAGCGGAACCAGTTGTAACGGCCTTCTCGCCTGCTGGCAGTTAAACACTAATTCGCCTTGCATAGATTCTGGAAATCCTGATCCGCAATATTGCGACCCCGATGGAACTTGCAATGATATGGGAGCATACGGTGGACCGAACAGTATTAATCCAACAGGATCAGATGAAAACGAATTAATTTCATCTGTTGAAAAGTCATTAAAGGTTTATCCAAACCCCTTTAATCCAACTACAACGATTAGCTTTAGTCTGGCGCAAACATCCTCGTCTGCGATAATTGATATTTATAATCTGAAAGGACAGAAAGTAAAATCGTTTAATTGTCATCCTGAGCCTGTTGAAGGATATGGCTCGAATGATAGTTACAGTGTTATCTGGAATGGAACTGACAAGAATAATCGATCTGTTGCCAGTGGCATCTACTTTGTACGTTTAAAATCAGGATCGGTTAACTTAAGCAAAAAAGTTTTGTTACTGAAATAA
- a CDS encoding T9SS type A sorting domain-containing protein, translating to MRNLHTNLDLTTSVTNFRLTLYYRVLELILSQTEWSASGQNVNDALSVSISDNTSGLNFAFTCSEAVDWLSLTGSTGYSPQNFVIDIDQKNFTGSSRNTNVTVTATSPGGTLNSPETVSVTQGLASTCTLPTEAISGLTHYTTTNLIEVDGTQNVTSGNSLTLTAENTVTLGPGFHAQSGCSFLAEIDDVSEKDRQRSQNIVTRNTVSKSKSRNIESNRKNDKQEDEEEPDDPISNNPVTNLPTEYCLKANYPNPFNPTTTISFDLPANTNATLQVHNVKGQLIKTLLSGNYTAGSHQFTWNGDDANGKPVSSGIYFYKLKTNEFTDMKRMILLK from the coding sequence ATGAGGAATTTACACACAAATTTGGACTTGACTACTTCTGTTACAAATTTTAGATTAACTTTATACTATCGTGTATTAGAATTAATTCTGAGTCAAACTGAATGGTCAGCATCTGGACAAAATGTAAATGACGCATTATCTGTAAGTATTAGTGATAATACATCCGGTTTAAATTTTGCTTTTACATGTTCAGAAGCTGTTGATTGGTTATCATTAACTGGATCTACAGGTTATTCCCCACAGAATTTTGTAATAGATATTGACCAGAAAAACTTTACTGGTTCATCGAGAAACACCAACGTAACAGTAACAGCTACTTCTCCTGGAGGAACATTAAATTCTCCAGAAACAGTTTCCGTCACCCAAGGTTTGGCATCAACATGCACATTACCTACCGAAGCAATCTCAGGACTTACACATTACACCACGACCAATTTGATAGAAGTCGACGGAACTCAAAACGTGACCAGTGGTAATTCATTAACCTTAACTGCTGAGAATACTGTTACACTTGGTCCAGGATTTCATGCTCAATCCGGTTGCAGTTTCTTAGCCGAGATCGATGATGTTTCAGAGAAAGACAGGCAACGAAGCCAAAATATTGTTACTCGCAATACAGTTTCCAAAAGTAAATCGCGAAATATCGAAAGCAACAGAAAAAATGACAAACAGGAAGACGAAGAAGAACCTGACGATCCCATCTCAAATAATCCTGTTACTAATCTTCCAACAGAATATTGCTTAAAGGCAAATTATCCCAATCCTTTTAATCCCACTACAACGATCAGCTTCGACCTGCCGGCGAATACAAATGCAACCTTACAGGTGCACAATGTGAAGGGACAACTGATAAAAACTTTACTCTCTGGCAATTACACTGCAGGCAGCCACCAGTTTACCTGGAATGGTGACGATGCAAATGGTAAACCTGTTTCCAGCGGAATTTATTTCTACAAACTTAAAACAAATGAATTCACCGATATGAAACGTATGATCCTGCTGAAATAA
- a CDS encoding phosphatase PAP2 family protein: protein MKYKILILLLVLFSLHLSSQVFKVDRQKFLLASSTALAADLLNNYVDRKIIEKPTIDELSKLDEKDIPFFDSWALQSYSTKLKDLSDYTAYLTIGLTAFYAYDDYDWLNNLMVFSQIMITQSAVAKWTKTLSHRYRPFVYDDEVSIEKKQERNSQHSLYSMHSSTVFAASTFAYFYYSKFHGKSISTALILYTPSVATAILRVTSANHFVSDVVFGAIVGTGISYFICNSYLSDSFHVEVGYNSIGLKYKF, encoded by the coding sequence ATGAAATATAAAATCCTTATCCTGCTTCTTGTTCTATTTTCTTTGCATCTTTCAAGTCAGGTTTTTAAAGTTGATAGACAGAAATTTCTGCTGGCAAGTTCCACTGCTCTGGCAGCCGATCTTTTAAATAATTACGTGGATAGAAAAATAATTGAAAAGCCCACGATCGATGAACTTTCCAAATTAGATGAAAAAGATATTCCCTTTTTCGATAGCTGGGCTCTACAGTCATATTCCACCAAACTGAAAGATCTAAGTGATTATACAGCTTATCTCACGATTGGTTTAACTGCTTTCTATGCTTATGATGATTATGATTGGCTGAATAATTTGATGGTTTTCAGCCAGATAATGATAACGCAAAGCGCTGTAGCAAAATGGACCAAAACCCTTTCACATCGTTATCGGCCGTTCGTTTATGATGACGAAGTATCCATCGAAAAAAAACAGGAAAGAAACAGCCAGCATTCCCTCTATTCCATGCATTCTTCCACAGTTTTTGCAGCATCCACTTTTGCTTATTTCTATTATTCCAAATTTCATGGGAAAAGCATTTCGACAGCTCTTATTCTGTACACCCCTTCTGTTGCTACCGCAATTCTAAGAGTAACCTCTGCAAATCATTTTGTAAGTGATGTTGTTTTTGGTGCAATTGTTGGAACCGGTATTTCTTATTTTATCTGCAACAGCTACCTTTCAGATAGTTTCCATGTAGAAGTTGGTTATAATTCTATCGGTTTAAAATACAAATTTTAA
- a CDS encoding T9SS type A sorting domain-containing protein, with product MRKVLQFLLLIISFDLFSATVFYYHNNMQYPSINYTINNQTYIEDQDIARWRSDETLYIDWYIEGYDPWWDDSNTNPDLFTEDDIEDILWNSTYSWYIALPWSSTYLEDFEFGDHDYSWYCHGDAYFEFVYDNSVAQTYHLYPTGNYGAGTAIYTSTSRTERSLTSAFVVASAHSDWFDDFFWKKYQSSTYPNLQGSALSTAITHEMGHVLGIGHISGETARMNEDAGAEVYCTTDITSWDEEACWELYNINPNNAENNTVNSNENHLSFNHPNPFNPSTTISYSLSENIQNPSIEIYNTRGQKVKKIVLEETPGENSVVWKGKDENNKQVSSGVYFYRLINEGKTVRTRKMLLMK from the coding sequence ATGAGAAAAGTATTACAATTTCTTTTACTTATTATATCATTTGATTTATTCTCGGCTACAGTATTCTATTATCATAATAATATGCAATATCCATCCATAAACTATACAATTAATAATCAGACTTATATTGAAGATCAAGATATAGCTAGATGGCGAAGTGATGAAACTCTTTATATAGATTGGTATATTGAAGGTTATGATCCTTGGTGGGATGACTCAAATACTAATCCAGATTTATTTACAGAAGATGATATTGAAGATATACTATGGAATTCTACTTATTCTTGGTATATTGCCCTACCTTGGAGTTCAACTTATTTAGAAGATTTTGAATTTGGAGATCATGACTATAGTTGGTATTGTCATGGAGATGCTTATTTTGAATTTGTTTATGATAACTCAGTCGCGCAGACATATCACTTATATCCAACAGGAAACTATGGAGCAGGAACTGCAATTTATACCAGTACGTCTAGAACTGAAAGATCTTTAACTTCTGCTTTTGTTGTTGCTAGTGCTCATTCTGATTGGTTCGATGATTTTTTCTGGAAAAAATATCAATCTTCAACCTATCCAAATTTACAAGGAAGTGCTCTTTCCACTGCAATCACACATGAAATGGGACATGTTTTAGGTATTGGTCACATATCAGGAGAAACTGCTAGAATGAATGAAGATGCAGGTGCAGAAGTATATTGTACAACAGATATTACTAGTTGGGATGAGGAAGCTTGCTGGGAGTTATACAATATAAATCCTAATAATGCTGAGAACAATACAGTAAACTCAAATGAAAATCATTTATCATTTAATCATCCCAATCCCTTCAACCCTTCTACAACAATTTCCTACAGCTTGTCCGAAAACATACAAAATCCATCTATCGAAATCTATAACACACGTGGGCAAAAAGTTAAAAAAATCGTATTGGAAGAAACTCCAGGTGAAAATTCTGTAGTATGGAAAGGCAAAGATGAAAACAACAAACAGGTTAGCAGTGGAGTCTATTTCTACCGTTTGATAAATGAAGGAAAAACAGTGAGAACCAGGAAGATGCTGTTAATGAAATAG
- the argF gene encoding ornithine carbamoyltransferase, which yields MAFNLRNRNFLKLLDFSPKEINFLIDLAVDLKKAKYAGTEQPRMTGKNIALIFEKSSTRTRCAFEVAALDQGAHVTYLGPSGSQIGNKETMKDTARVLGRMYDGIEYRGFGQEVVEELGRYAGVPVWNGLTTEFHPTQILADFLTAKEHLKKPFNQMVFVYVGDGRNNMGNSLLVGGAKLGMDIRIVAPREVQPDKELIIQCEEIAKTTGAKIMITGDVDKGVKDADVIYTDVWVSMGEPAEVWEQRIKLLKPYQVNKEMMQKTGNPNTIFMHCLPSFHNTETKVGKEIFDKFGIPEMEVTDEVFESEASVVFDEAENRMHTIKAVMVATLGQ from the coding sequence ATGGCTTTTAATTTACGAAACAGAAATTTTCTGAAGCTTTTGGATTTTTCGCCCAAAGAGATCAATTTCCTGATCGACCTGGCAGTAGACTTGAAGAAAGCAAAATATGCCGGTACTGAACAACCAAGAATGACAGGAAAAAATATCGCGCTCATCTTTGAAAAATCATCTACCCGTACCCGTTGTGCTTTTGAAGTGGCAGCTCTCGATCAGGGCGCACACGTTACTTATCTGGGTCCTTCGGGAAGTCAGATCGGCAACAAAGAAACCATGAAAGATACAGCTCGCGTGTTGGGTAGAATGTACGACGGTATCGAATATCGCGGTTTTGGTCAGGAAGTAGTGGAAGAACTTGGTAGATATGCTGGAGTTCCCGTCTGGAACGGACTTACCACCGAATTTCATCCCACCCAGATTCTGGCAGATTTCCTTACAGCCAAAGAACATCTGAAAAAGCCTTTCAACCAGATGGTTTTCGTTTACGTGGGAGATGGCAGAAACAACATGGGAAACAGCCTTTTAGTTGGCGGCGCAAAGTTGGGAATGGATATTCGCATTGTGGCTCCCAGAGAAGTTCAACCTGATAAGGAATTGATAATTCAATGTGAAGAAATAGCTAAAACCACCGGTGCTAAAATAATGATTACCGGCGATGTAGATAAAGGCGTAAAAGATGCCGATGTTATCTACACCGATGTTTGGGTTTCTATGGGAGAGCCGGCAGAAGTTTGGGAACAGCGGATCAAATTGCTCAAACCATATCAGGTAAATAAAGAAATGATGCAGAAAACAGGCAATCCCAATACAATTTTTATGCATTGCCTGCCTTCATTCCACAACACCGAAACCAAAGTCGGGAAAGAAATTTTCGATAAATTCGGTATTCCCGAAATGGAAGTAACCGACGAAGTTTTTGAAAGTGAAGCTTCCGTAGTTTTTGATGAAGCTGAAAACAGGATGCACACCATCAAAGCTGTGATGGTAGCAACTCTGGGACAATAA